The Nomascus leucogenys isolate Asia chromosome 16, Asia_NLE_v1, whole genome shotgun sequence genome includes a region encoding these proteins:
- the LY6D gene encoding lymphocyte antigen 6D yields the protein MRTVLLLLATLAVATGPALALRCHVCTSSSNCKQPEVCPASSHFCKTLNTVEPLRGNLVKKDCAESCTPSYTLQGQVSSGTGSIQCCQEDLCNEKLHNAAPTRTALAHSALSLGLALGLLAVVLAPSL from the exons ATGAGGACAGTCCTGCTGCTCCTTGCAACCCTGGCCGTGGCTACGGGGCCAG CCCTTGCCCTGCGCTGCCACGTGTGCACCAGCTCCAGCAACTGCAAGCAGCCTGAGGTCTGCCCGGCCAGCTCTCACTTCTGCAAGACCCTGAACACAG TGGAGCCTCTGAGGGGGAATCTGGTGAAGAAGGACTGTGCGGAGTCGTGCACACCCAGCTACACCCTGCAAGGCCAGGTCAGCAGCGGCACCGGCTCCATCCAGTGCTGCCAGGAGGACCTGTGCAACGAGAAGCTGCACAACGCTGCACCCACCCGCACCGCCCTCGCCCACAGTGCCCTCAGCCTGGGGCTGGCCCTGGGCCTCCTGGCCGTCGTCTTAGCCCCCAGCCTGTGA